From one Humulus lupulus chromosome 8, drHumLupu1.1, whole genome shotgun sequence genomic stretch:
- the LOC133796124 gene encoding uncharacterized protein LOC133796124: protein MAMVIHEAPRTPTGSPQELDPRTVEESRAEHVEEIEEVEVMEEPMRKLKVGKSLQNNVKERLIRDEECEEAFIKLKEHLGKPPLLAKPEKGERLYLYLAVSEHAVSTALVKGEKKHQRPVYYVNKRLVDAESRYSEIEKLAYALVVASRKLRPYFHAHAIEVLTNSPLRQTNGGRSEEEGQSVAEGETRSVEGWSLHVDGASNEGGSGAGIVMTGPEGLRMYCAIRFGFEASNNEAEYEALLAGLRVAQGLKVTHLHIFSDSQLVVFQVKGEYQVRGPKMAAYLERVRSYLEQLVEYSIEQIPGEKNTHADALAKLASTRDGDTLKSVPVEYLPRPSIANPDVHMFNAPKESWASPIIDYLKDGMVPTDKREARRLVYKAARYTLVDGVLYKRRFSMPLLRCVDDKEAMKVLYEIHEGECGNHASGPSTARKAMRQGYYWPSMERDANDFARKCDKCQRFGVPYKIISDNGTQFEGGVFEEYCREKGIRRSFSAVVHPQANGQAEAINKVLKRNLKTKLEKMKGAWVEELPNVLWAYRTTPRTTTGETPFSLAYGCEAVLPIKIKINSHRIQAYEDQVNHATMAKILDMLEERREKAQMRVASPPR, encoded by the exons atggccatggtgatacacgaGGCACCACGCACACCCACTGGAAGCCCGCAGGAGCTAGACCCCAGAACCGTGGAGGAATCAAGGGCGGAACATGTGGAAGAAATAGAGGAGGTTGAAGTCATGGAGGAACCGATGAGGAAATTGAAGGTAGGAAAAAGCCTTCAGAATAACGTGAAGGAGAGGctgataag GGATGAAGAGTGTGAAGAAGCGTTTATCAAgttgaaggagcacttggggaagccacccctgctGGCAAAACCTGAAAAGGGTGAAAGGCTATACTTGTACCTGGCAGTGTCCGAACATGCTGTAAGCACGGCTttggttaaaggggagaagaagcaTCAACGACCCGTGTACTATGTCAACAAGCGGTTGGTGGACGCGGAGAGTCGATACTCTGAGATTGAGAAGTTGGCATATGCATTAGTGGTTGCTTCAAGGAAGTtaagaccctacttccatgccCATGCAATCGAAGTTCTCACTAATAGTCCCCTGAGACAG ACGAatggaggaagaagtgaagaagagGGGCAGTCAGTTGCAGAGGGGGAGACGAGGAGTGTTGAGGGATGGAGCCTGCACGTGGATGGGGCATCCAacgaaggaggatctggagcaggcatcgtgatgactggacccgAAGGACTCAGGATGTACTGCGCAATACGGTTTGGATTCGAAGCCTCgaacaatgaggcagaatacgAGGCGCTTTTGGCAGGACTGCGAGTGGCCCAGGGGCTGAAGGTAACACATCTACACATCTTTAGTGATTCACAGTTGGTGGTATTCCAAGTGAAAGGGGAGTACCAAgtgaggggacccaagatggctgcatacttggaaagggtaagaAGCTATTTGGAGCAATTGGTGGAATATAGCATCGAGCAGATCCCAGGAGAGAAGAATACCcacgcagacgccctcgcaaagCTGGCTTCCACTAGAGATGGAGATACCCTCAAATCAGTGCCTGTAGAATACTTACCAAGGCCAAGCATTGCCAATCCAGATGTTCACATGTTCAATGCCCCGAAGGAGTCGTGGGCTAGCCCGATTATAGACTATCTGAAGGATGGAATGGTGCCAACAGACAAGAGGGAGGCTAGAAGACTAGTTTACAAGGCAGCCCGATACACCTTGGTGGATGGGGTCCTATACAAGAGGAGGTTTTCTATGCCACTCTTACGGTGTGTTGATGATAAAGAAGCTATGAAGGTGTtgtatgaaatacatgagggtgAATGTGGCAACCATGCAAGTGGACCGTCCACGGCTCGGaaagccatgaggcaagggtactatTGGCCTTCCATGGAAAGAGATGCTAATGATTTCGcaaggaaatgtgacaaatgccaaag GTTCGGAgtgccctacaagattatttctgaCAACGGCACTCAATTTGAAGGGGGAGTGTTCGAGGAATACTGTAGGGAAAAGGgcataaggaggagcttctcGGCCGTCgtgcatccacaggccaatgggcaggcggaggccattaacaaagtcctAAAGAGAAACTTAAAAACAAAACTAGAGAAGATGAAGGGTGCTTGGGTCGAGGAGTTACCGAacgtgctttgggcctacagaaccactccCCGCACTACCACTGGAGAAAccccattctccttagcatatggatgtgaggctgtcCTCCCGATTAAGATAAAGATTAACTCGCACAGGATACAGGCATACGAGGACCAGGTCAACCATGCGACAATGGCTAAAATCTTGGACATGCTGGAGGAGAGAAGGGAAAAGgcgcaaatgagggtggcg tccccgccaagataa